A window of the Gloeobacter morelensis MG652769 genome harbors these coding sequences:
- a CDS encoding DUF5895 domain-containing protein yields the protein MVQNMPIDIAAELRAFESDEFETTGSRPYCQWFNDEHDGGLLIKFDDAMAIDLDTDLAEGHGYRCIERVFGYEEDAEPVECLVTDKPILCVLRKGELRMYERAASGEIGDYIGPFQSGAYDSEKHVVKTRYLVHLLVMAEAGYTLLNTEPLLMTLKGTVGAQFGSRGGPLDTLEAAIRRFHGKGGKSRVPPFAFALHLTTRPEQKTDKQGKSYWVTNIEKPPAIGSQEALGTFWVGRENLEAMMLVYEQHKDVSL from the coding sequence ATGGTCCAAAATATGCCAATTGATATCGCAGCGGAACTGCGCGCCTTCGAGTCCGACGAATTTGAGACTACAGGTAGCCGGCCCTACTGCCAGTGGTTCAACGACGAGCACGACGGCGGGTTGCTCATCAAATTCGACGACGCGATGGCCATCGATCTCGACACGGATCTAGCTGAAGGACACGGCTACCGCTGTATCGAGCGCGTCTTCGGTTACGAAGAGGACGCAGAGCCTGTCGAATGTCTGGTAACGGACAAACCCATTTTGTGCGTGCTGCGCAAGGGCGAACTGCGCATGTACGAACGTGCCGCAAGCGGTGAGATCGGCGACTACATCGGCCCGTTTCAGTCGGGTGCTTACGACAGCGAGAAGCACGTCGTCAAAACCCGTTATCTGGTGCATCTTCTGGTGATGGCCGAAGCGGGCTATACGCTGCTGAACACCGAACCTTTGCTGATGACTTTGAAGGGCACAGTGGGTGCACAGTTCGGCAGCCGCGGCGGCCCGCTCGACACACTCGAAGCGGCGATCCGCCGCTTCCACGGCAAAGGGGGGAAAAGCCGTGTGCCACCCTTCGCTTTTGCACTCCATCTGACGACCCGTCCCGAGCAGAAGACCGACAAACAGGGCAAATCCTACTGGGTGACCAACATCGAGAAGCCTCCGGCGATAGGCTCCCAGGAGGCGCTGGGGACTTTCTGGGTGGGCAGGGAGAACCTTGAAGCGATGATGTTGGTCTACGAGCAGCACAAAGACGTCAGTCTGTAG
- a CDS encoding DUF2325 domain-containing protein: MNTKNVPQNQLVDRIPKIMLYGGHPKLRTHIERLLPELKMDLVWHSGTDRALTQSYSSAEGADLLVLITSMVSHKYFHKVRRASEQFGVPMAYYNGKGAAGLQQFLIDQIYLHKLKRDSEDSQ; encoded by the coding sequence TTGAACACGAAGAACGTACCACAAAATCAACTTGTCGACAGAATCCCCAAAATCATGTTGTACGGCGGGCATCCCAAACTGCGCACCCACATCGAACGGCTTCTACCAGAGTTAAAAATGGACCTGGTGTGGCATTCTGGCACCGACCGCGCACTGACTCAAAGCTATTCGTCCGCGGAAGGAGCAGATCTGCTCGTGCTCATAACTTCCATGGTCTCCCACAAGTATTTTCACAAAGTAAGAAGGGCAAGCGAGCAGTTTGGTGTACCAATGGCGTACTACAACGGCAAAGGGGCAGCCGGTTTGCAGCAATTTTTGATCGATCAAATTTATCTGCACAAATTGAAAAGAGACAGCGAGGATTCCCAATGA